In Kryptolebias marmoratus isolate JLee-2015 linkage group LG4, ASM164957v2, whole genome shotgun sequence, the following proteins share a genomic window:
- the LOC108247370 gene encoding voltage-dependent calcium channel subunit alpha-2/delta-3-like: MEGNCRNPFLHVCSSSSFLLLWIFIGLNWAEGAAGSQQGIPLSVVKLWASAFGGEIKSISAKYSGSQLLQKELWSITAPRSGANSSSENSPVRISSRISPKSSAACLWEESGGARGGPRKYGESVQTAFRKRLQAQNPGSSCPEKYKEPEKSVRVEEIDGVKVVKNLAVKMEEMFRKKAEATRRLVEAAEEAHHQHEENPDLQYEYFNAVLINEVDEEGNNVELGGEFILEPNDHFNNLSVNLSLSVVQVPTNMYNKDPDIVNGVYWSEALNKVFVENFERDPTLIWQYFGSAKGFFRQYPGVKWHPDEHGVIGFDCRNRKWYIQAATSPKDVVILVDVSGSMKGLRLTIARQTVSSILDTLGDDDFFNIIAYNQEIHYVEPCLNGTLVRADRTNKDHFREHLDKLFAKGIGLLGEALTEAFTILSDFNQTGHGSLCSQAIMLVTDGATKMYDDVFEKYNWPERKVRIFPYLIGRESAFADNLKWMACANKGYFSQISTLADVQENVMRYLHVMSRPKVIDHEHDTVWTEAYVDSALTHAHKLNEKSGPSLTTTVAMPVFSTKNETKNQGILLGVVGTDIPLQELMKLIPKHMLGIHGYAFAITNNGYILTHPDLRPLYQEGQKRRKASYSSVDLSEVEWEDKDDILRNAMVNRRTGTFSMEVKRTVDRGRRVLKMHNDYYYTDIKGTPFSVGVALSRGHGKYFFRGNVSTDAGLRDLEQPDVALADEWTYCNTEEKHEHRHLSQIQAIKLFMTGRKSHFKCDRELIQEVLFDAVVTAPLKNYWNSLALNKSENPDKGVEIAFLGTRTGLSRTKQFVPTDQLSNQDFLTAEDKEGVFNADHFPLWYKRAAEQVPGTFVYSIPFSTALENKSVVLASTAIQLLDDRKSPIVAAVGLQMKLEYFQRKFWTACRQCTALDGKCSISCDTEDINCYLIDNNGFILVTEEQSQTGLFFGEVEGAVMNKLLQMGCFKRITLYDYQALCREYAGSSDSARTLSDPFSMVKWLLTELVIFLLEFNLYSWWNVDLSVRAQRSRGKTMMVPCDTEYPAFVSERTIKETTGNIECDGCIRSFVIQQIPSSNLFMVVVDNKCDCSRIPPVTMDPIEIIYNESLKCDRLKLQKDRKKPESCHPFHPEENAMECGSASRLSSHLAVNLLPLVAATISR, encoded by the exons AGTAAAGCTTTGGGCCTCTGCATTCGGTGGAGAAATTAAATCGATTTCTGCAAAATATTCTGGATCTCAGTTATTGCAAAag GAGCTGTGGTCCATCACAGCGCCACGATCGGGGGCCAACTCCAGTTCTGAGAACAGTCCTGTTAGGATCAGCAGCAGGATTAGTCCCAAGAGCTCAGCTGCttgtctgtgggaggaaagtggAGGCGCTAGAGGAGGTCCTCGAAAGTATGGAGAAAGTGTGCAAACTGCATTCAGAAAGCGGCTGCAGGCTCAAAATCCAGGATCATCGTGCCCTGAG AAATATAAAGAACCTGAAAAGTCAGTCAGAGTGGAGGAAATTGATGGTGTGAAAGTGGTTAAAAACCTGGCTGTGAAGATGGAGGAAATGTTCCGGAAGAAAGCAGAAGCCACCAGG CGGCTGGTGGAGGCGGCGGAAGAAGCGCACCATCAGCATGAAGAAAATCCAGACCTGCAG TATGAATACTTCAATGCTGTGCTGATCAATGAAGTGGACGAGGAGGGCAATAATGTGGAGCTGGGCGGCGAGTTCATCCTGGAGCCCAACGACCATTTCAACAACCTCTCAGTCAATCTGAGCCTCAGTGTGGTGCAGGTGCCCACCAACATGTACAACAAAG ATCCTGACATCGTGAACGGGGTTTACTGGTCCGAGGCCCTGAACAAAGTCTTCGTGGAGAACTTCGAAAGAGATCCGACACTAATCTGGCAGTACTTTGGAAGCGCCAAAGGCTTTTTCAGGCAGTATCCTG GAGTAAAGTGGCATCCAGACGAGCATGGCGTCATCGGCTTTGACTGCAGAAATCGGAAGTG GTACATCCAGGCAGCAACGTCCCCCAAAGACGTGGTGATTTTAGTTGATGTTAGTGGAAGCATGAAGGGGCTGAGGCTGACCATCGCCAGACAGACTGTTTCCTCCATACTGGACACTCTGGGAGACGATGACTTCTTCAACATCATTGCA TACAATCAGGAGATCCACTATGTAGAGCCTTGTCTGAATGGTACGCTGGTCCGGGCCGacagaacaaacaaagat CATTTCCGTGAACATCTGGACAAGCTGTTTGCCAAAGGGATTGGACTTCTGGGTGAAGCTCTGACCGAAGCGTTCACCATCCTGAGCGAT TTTAATCAGACAGGACATGGCAGTCTGTGCAGCCAGGCCATCATGCTTGTCACTGATGGAGCAACTAAAATGTATGACGATGTTTTTGAGAAGTACAACTGGCCGGAAAGAAAA GTGCGCATATTCCCCTACCTGATTGGACGAGAGTCTGCGTTTGCTGATAATCTTAAATGGATGGCTTGTGCCAACAAAG gATATTTCAGTCAGATCTCCACTTTGGCTGATGTTCAGGAGAACGTGATGAGGTATCTTCATGTCATGAGTCGTCCAAAGGTTATCGATCATGAGCACGACACAGTTTGGACTGAGGCTTACGTGGATAGTGCT CTGACTCACGCTCATAAG cttaaTGAGAAATCAGGTCCATCTCTGACCACGACAGTCGCCATGCCGGTGTTCAGCACAAAGAATGAAACG AAGAATCAGGGTATTCTGTTGGGGGTCGTAGGAACAGACATCCCTCTGCAGGAGCTGATGAAGCTCATCCCAAAACATATG TTAGGGATCCATGGATATGCGTTTGCCATCACTAACAACGGCTACATCCTGACTCATCCGGACCTCAGGCCTTTG TATCAGGAAGgtcagaagaggaggaaggccaGCTACAGCAGCGTGGATCTGTCTGAAGTGGAGTGGGAGGACAAAGACGACATT CTGCGCAACGCCATGGTAAACAGGAGGACGGGGACTTTCTCTATGGAGGTGAAGAGGACTGTGGACAGAGGG aggcGTGTGCTCAAGATGCACAACGACTATTACTACACGGATATCAAAGGAACTCCATTCAG TGTTGGAGTAGCTCTCTCAAGAGGCCACGGGAAATACTTCTTCAGAGGAAATGTGTCCACAGACGCAG ggctCCGTGATCTGGAACAGCCAGATGTCGCCCTGGCAGATGAATG GACCTACTGCAACACTGAGGAGAAGCACGAGCACCGTCACCTGAGCCAGATTCAAGCCATAAAGCTCTTCATGACGGGCCGCAAATCGCACTTCAAGT GTGACAGAGAGTTGATCCAGGAGGTGTTATTTGATGCTGTGGTCACTGCTCCTCTGAAGAATTACTGGAATAGTCTGGCTCTCAACAAATCAGA GAACCCAGACAAAGGAGTGGAGATCGCCTTCCTGGGAACACGGACCGGTCTGTCGAGAACCAAACAGTTTGTTCCCACCGATCAGCTCTCCAATCA AGACTTCCTGACTGCTGAGGACAAGGAGGGAGTGTTTAACGCGGATCACTTTCCTCTGTGGTACAAGAGAGCAGCAGAGCAGGTCCCCGGCACGTTTGTCTACTCCATACCCTTCAGCACAG CTTTAGAAAACAAGAGTGTGGTTTTGGCCAGCACAGCGATCCAGCTCCTCGATGACAGAAAGTCTCCCATTGTTGCTG CTGTAGGACTTCAAATGAAGCTTGAGTATTTTCAGAGGAAGTTCTGGACGGCCTGCAGACAG TGCACAGCTCTGGATGGAAAGTGTAGCATTAGCTGTGATACTGAG GACATTAACTGTTACCTGATTGACAACAATGGCTTCATTCTTGTGACAGAAGAACAGTCTCAG ACAGGGCTCTTCTTTGGCGAGGTGGAGGGAGCTGTTATGAACAAACTGCTTCAGATGGGATGTTTTAAAAG GATCACCCTGTATGACTATCAGGCTCTTTGCAGAGAGTACGCCGGGAGCAGCGACAGTGCTCGCACTTTATCAGAC CCTTTTTCTATGGTTAAGTGGCTTCTGACGGAACTTGTCAT ttttctgcTTGAATTCAACCTGTACAGCTGGTGGAACGTCGACCTGTCAGTTAGAG CTCAGAGGTCTCGAGGTAAAACCATGATGGTGCCTTGTGACACAGAATACCCTGCCTTTGTCTCCGAACGCACCATTAaagaaacaacaggaaacattGAGTGCGACGGCTGTATAAG GTCTTTTGTCATACAGCAGATTCCCAGCAGCAACCTGTTCATGGTTGTTGTTGACAACAAGTGTGACTGCAGCAGAATTCCTCCAGTGACCATGGATCCCATCGAGATCATCT ACAACGAGTCATTAAAATGTGACAGACTGAAGCTtcagaaggacagaaaaaagcCAGAATCATGTCATCCTTTCCACCCTGAG GAAAATGCCATGGAGTGTGGTTCCGCCTCTCGCCTCTCCAGTCATCTGGCAGTAAATCTGCTGCCTCTGGTAGCAGCAACCATCAGCAGGTGA